A single Loxodonta africana isolate mLoxAfr1 chromosome 24, mLoxAfr1.hap2, whole genome shotgun sequence DNA region contains:
- the COL20A1 gene encoding LOW QUALITY PROTEIN: collagen alpha-1(XX) chain (The sequence of the model RefSeq protein was modified relative to this genomic sequence to represent the inferred CDS: inserted 2 bases in 2 codons; substituted 1 base at 1 genomic stop codon) has product MSPPISAVRGLRLAVLPEDRLQMKWXGGGRGYLVQVKPMAGDSEQEVMLTTKTPKATVGGLSPSKEYTVQIFALSSSGHVLLARREFVIKDLKSYSVSRNSQRPWGAALEPTPSLVGSPDLEPTLEPRVAWAPSHDPPLPTGAPFHCTPAVPMDMVFLVDGSWSTGHRNFQLITDFLASVVSPFEIDPNKVQVGLTQYSGDPQTEWDLNSFSTKEEVFSAIGRLHYKGGNTFIGLALTHVLEQNLRPAAGLRVEAVKVVVLVTDGKSQDDACTAARVLKSLSTDVFTVGVKNADEAELRLLASQPLDITVHNVLDFPQLGTLSSLLSRLICHHVQGRGPRQRDPAAAPALDSLPAPTGLVLTPVTCSSIRLSWTPVPQPPLKYLIVWRPSRGSAPREVVVETPTSSAELRNLTSSTEYLMSVLPVYAGGVGEGLQGLATTLPLSPPHTLALATVTPQTIHLTWQNVPGATQYLVQCLLTPPKGEEEGREVQQGRSGWPDGGGAGGKSLVLLALQVRVGRPEVLLEGLEPGXNYAISVQSLRGSEVSEARGVQARTPALAPPRHLDFENVTHNSARVLWEGPQTPARLCRATYISSKGDHLGQVEIPGNASSATLGPLSSSTTYTVRVTCVYPGGGSSALTGRVTTQKVPSPSQLTVMEMPGDEVQLEWAAAAASDVLVYQIKWTPLSDGKAHEISVPGNLCSAVLPGLGRNAEYDITILAYYHDGAQSDPVSLCYTPSSATRDLCAVSQSPPSNLALASETPNTLKVSWTPPHGHVLHYRLTYALASSSGPETSISVPGPRSHVTLPDLLAATKYRVLVSAVYGAGESMAVSATGQTACPTLSPDSSLPGFDLMAAFXLVEKEYTSLSGVAMEPSAFGVAKTFTLFKDTQLTRRASDIHLAALPPEHTIIFLLRLLPETPREAFVLGQITTEDFQPALGVLLDAGWKSLTYFNHHPSAALQGVTFHLQDVKKIFFGSFHKVHVAMGRSKVQLYVDCQKVAEKPFGELDSLPTTGFVMLGRLAKARGPRSSSATFQLQTLQIVCNGSWAEEDRCCNLPALGDAETCPTSPSVCTCSSETPGPSGPQGPPGLPGKSSTPGEQGFPGPRGPPGIKREKGDHGLPGSQGLPGHHGAPGRVSLQGPKGMRGLEGTDGPPGPPGPRGLQGVAGTRGAGGERGPPGAVGPTGLPGPKGERGEKGELQSLATIYQLVSQACESAIQTHMLKFNSFLHESTRPPMPVLEGKMRPGGPGPPGVHSKAGPGKQARGSGPKDGGDPGALSPTGSPSPGPWGKTGRPLCCPT; this is encoded by the exons GGGACTCAGAGCAGGAAGTGATGCTGACCACCAAGACCCCCAAGGCTACAGTGGGGGGCCTGAGCCCCTCCAAGGAGTACACGGTGCAGATATTTGCACTCTCCAGCTCTGGGCATGTCCTGCTGGCTCGGAGGGAGTTTGTGA TCAAGGATTTGAAGAGCTACTCTGTAAGCAGGAACAGCCAGAGGCCATGGGGGGCAGCCCTGGAACCCACCCCATCCCTGGTGGGAAGCCCAGACCTGGAGCCGACGTTGGAACCCCGAGTTGCCTGGGCCCCAAGCCACGACC CCCCCCTCCCCACAGGGGCCCCATTCCACTGCACACCCGCTGTGCCCATGGACATGGTCTTCCTGGTGGACGGGTCCTGGAGCACTGGCCACAGGAACTTCCAGCTCATCACGGACTTCCTGGCCAGTGTCGTGTCGCCCTTTGAGATTGACCCCAACAAAGTCCAAGTAG GCCTGACTCAGTACAGTGGGGACCCCCAGACGGAGTGGGACCTGAACTCCTTCAGCACCAAGGAGGAGGTGTTTAGCGCCATAGGGCGCCTCCACTACAAGGGAGGCAACACGTTCATAG GCCTTGCCCTGACCCACGTGCTGGAGCAGAACCTGAGGCCTGCCGCCGGGCTCCGAGTGGAGGCGGTGAAGGTGGTGGTTCTGGTGACAGATGGCAAGTCCCAGGATGATGCCTGCACTGCTGCCCGTGTCCTCAAGAGCCTGAGTACTGATGTCTTTACCGTTG gggtGAAGAACGCTGATGAGGCTGAGCTGAGGCTCCTGGCATCGCAGCCTCTGGACATCACTGTCCACAACGTGCTGGACTTCCCCCAGCTCGGCACACTGTCCAGTCTGCTTAGCCGCCTTATCTGCCATCATGTCCAGGGCAGGGGCCCACGGCAAAGAGACCCAG CGGCAGCTCCAGCCCTGGATTCACTCCCCGCTCCCACTGGCCTGGTCCTGACCCCGGTGACCTGCTCCAGCATCCGCCTGTCCTGGACTCCAGTCCCACAGCCGCCCCTCAAGTACCTGATTGTGTGGCGCCCTTCCAGGGGCAGTGCCCCCAGGGAG GTGGTGGTGGAGACACCCACCTCATCTGCGGAGCTCCGAAACCTCACCTCCAGCACAGAGTACCTGATGTCCGTGCTCCCTGTCTACGCAGGCGGGGTTGGCGAGGGCCTCCAGGGCCTGGCAACCACAT TGCCTCTGTCTCCGCCCCACACGCTGGCCCTGGCCACAGTGACACCCCAGACCATCCACCTCACCTGGCAGAACGTGCCTGGTGCCACCCAGTACCTGGTTCAGTGTTTGCTCACCCCTCCCAAGGGcgaggaggaggggagagaggtaCAGCAGGGCAGAAGTGGGTGGCCGGACGGTGGTGGAGCAGGCGGGAAGTCACTTGTGCTCCTGGCCCTCCAGGTGAGGGTGGGGCGGCCCGAGGTGCTGCTGGAAGGCCTGGAGCCGGGCTGAAACTACGCCATCTCAGTGCAGAGCCTGCGGGGGTCCGAGGTCAGCGAGGCCCGGGGTGTCCAGGCCAGGACCC CAGCCCTGGCCCCTCCGAGACACCTGGACTTTGAGAATGTGACCCACAACTCGGCCCGCGTACTCTGGGAGGGCCCCCAGACGCCTGCACGCCTCTGCCGGGCCACCTACATCTCCAGCAAGGGTGACCACTTGGGACAG GTGGAGATTCCCGGGAACGCCTCCTCGGCTACCCTGGGCCCACTCTCCTCCTCCACCACCTACACTGTCCGCGTCACCTGCGTCTACCCCGGGGGCGGCTCCTCCGCACTGACCGGCCGCGTGACCACGC AGAAAGTCCCCAGCCCGAGCCAGCTGACGGTTATGGAGATGCCTGGGGATGAAGTCCAGCTGGAGTGGGCGGCCGCAGCAGCATCTGATGTGCTGGTCTACCAAATCAAATGGACACCCCTGAGTGATGGGAAGGCCCATGAG ATCTCTGTGCCTGGGAACCTCTGCTCAGCTGTCCTGCCAGGCCTGGGAAGGAATGCTGAATATGACATTACCATCCTGGCCTACTACCATGATGGTGCCCAAAGCGACCCCGTGTCCCTCTGCTATACCCCCT CTTCTGCCACTCGTGATCTCTGCGCAGTGAGTCAGAGTCCCCCCTCCAACCTGGCCCTGGCCTCGGAGACACCCAACACCCTGAAGGTCAGCTGGACGCCCCCACATGGCCACGTCCTCCACTACAGGCTCACCTATGCACTAGCCTCCAGCTCAGGACCTGAGACATCG ATCTCCGTTCCAGGACCCAGGAGCCACGTGACACTCCCTGACCTCCTGGCAGCCACCAAGTACAGGGTCCTGGTGTCGGCTGTCTATGGGGCAGGGGAGAGCATGGCTGTGTCAGCCACCGGCCAGACAG CCTGCCCCACGCTTAGCCCCGACAGCTCCCTTCCAG GGTTTGACCTCATGGCTGCCT GCTTGGTGGAGAAGGAATACACCTCCCTCAGCGGGGTGGCAATGGAGCCCTCTGCATTTGGGGTGGCCAAGACATTCACACTCTTCAAGGACACCCAGCTGACACGCAGAGCCAG TGACATCCACCTGGCCGCCCTCCCACCTGAGCACACCATCATCTTCCTCCTGCGCCTGCTCCCTGAGACGCCACGCGAGGCCTTTGTGCTGGGGCAGATCACGACCGAGGACTTTCAGCCTGCCCTTGGTGTCCTGCTGGATG CTGGCTGGAAGTCACTGACCTACTTCAACCACCACCCCAGCGCTGCCCTGCAGGGGGTCACCTTCCATCTGCAGGATGTGAAAAAGATATTCTTCGGGAGTTTCCACAAG GTGCACGTGGCTATGGGCCGCTCCAAGGTCCAGCTCtacgtggactgccagaaggttGCTGAGAAGCCCTTCGGGGAGTTGGATAGCCTGCCCACCACTGGCTTCGTCATGCTGGGGAGGCTGGCTAAGGCCAGGGGTCCCCGCAGCAGCTCAGCCACT TTCCAGCTCCAGACCCTCCAGATTGTCTGCAATGGCTCCTGGGCGGAGGAGGACAGGTGCTGCAACCTGCCTGCCTTG GGGGATGCCGAGACCTGCCCCACCTCGCCTTCTGTGTGCACCTGCTCCTCAGAGACTCCTGGGCCTTCTGGCCCCCAAGGGCCTCCA GGACTCCCTGGGAAGAGCAGCACCCCTGGAGAGCAGGGCTTCCCAGGGCCCAGG GGTCCACCGGGGATCAAAAGAGAGAAGGGGGACCACGGACTCCCGGGCTCACAG GGCCTCCCCGGCCACCATGGTGCCCCCGGGAGAGTCAGCCTCCAGGGACCAAAG GGAATGAGAGGACTGGAGGGGACTGATGGCCCACCCGGACCCCCTGGCcccagg GGGCTCCAGGGCGTGGCGGGTACCCGGGGGGCTGGTGGGGAGCGAGGACCCCCAGGGGCTGTGGGACCTACA GGGCTGCCAGGGCCGAAAGGGGAACGAGGGGAGAAG GGCGAGCTGCAGTCACTAGCCACCATCTACCAGCTTGTGAGCCAGGCCTGTGAGTCGGCCATTCAGA CTCACATGCTCAAGTTCAACTCTTTCCTCCATGAGAGCACCAGGCCCCCAATGCCCGTCTTGGAGGGGAAGATGAGGCCAGGTGGGCCTGGACCCCCTGGTGTACACAGCAAGGCCGGGCCCGGAAAGCAAGCCCGTGGCAGTGGCCCCAAGGATGGAG GTGATCCTGGAGCCCTCAGCCCCACAGGCAGCCCATCTCCTGGACCCTGGGGGAAAACAG GGCGGCCCCTGTGTTGCCCCACCTAA